The following proteins are co-located in the Limanda limanda chromosome 5, fLimLim1.1, whole genome shotgun sequence genome:
- the plk2b gene encoding serine/threonine-protein kinase PLK2b isoform X2 gives MEVQRNIGPQQTLSSSMCEATQRSCEPRRKRTEERTAPSEMARIITDPATGKCYCRGKVLGKGGFAKCYEMTDLSTSKVYAAKIIPHSRVSKPHQREKIDREIELHRVLHHKHIVHFYHHFEDKENIYILLEYCSRKSLAHILKARKVLTEPEVRYYLRQIVSGLKYLHEQEILHRDLKLGNFFVSESMELKVGDFGLAAKLEPVGNRRKTICGTPNYLSPEVLNKQGHGCESDIWALGCVMYTMLLGRPPFETTNLKETYRCIREARYSLPSSLSPQAKQLIASLLAKIPEDRPNLDHILRHDFFTQGFSPERLSASCCHSAPDFHVSSPAKSFFKKAAAALFGGKRDKVKYYETLNKLTKEEEEIYKLQHDLERTVISQQQCKKISENGSLLPPSAESPVALATESQSPTARDTIRLIVRGSLGSCSSSSECLEDNTTGCVAETVASVLRGCLENMPKDNVPQGSTSCSLQWVTKWVDYSNKYGFGYQLSDHTVGVLFNNGTHMSLLPDRKTIHYYAELGQCSVFPTCEVPEHFVSQVTVLKYFSHYMEENLMDGGDLGSMTEAHMPRLYLLQWLKSDRALMMLFNDGTFQVNFYHDHTKIILCCQKEEYMLTYINEDRVSKTFKLSSLLTSGCPTDLRERMVYSLNMLLQRSS, from the exons ATGGAAGTACAGAGGAATATCGGGCCCCAGCAGAcgctcagcagcagcatgtgtgaGGCGACGCAGAGATCCTGCGAGCcgcggaggaagaggacggaGGAGCGCACTGCGCCCTCGGAGATGGCGAGGATCATCACCGACCCGGCCACGGGAAAGTGCTACTGCCGTGGGAAAGTTTTGGGAAAG GGAGGGTTCGCAAAATGCTACGAGATGACAGACCTCTCCACCAGCAAAGTTTACGCAGCCAAGATCATCCCACATTCACGCGTCTCCAAACCGCACCAGCGGGAGAAG ATTGACAGAGAGATAGAGCTGCACAGAGTTCTGCACCACAAACACATAGTGCACTTCTATCATCATTTCGAGGACAAGGAGAACATCTACATCCTGTTGGAATACTGCAGCAGAAAA tCGTTAGCTCATATCCTCAAGGCTCGCAAGGTGCTTACTGAGCCAGAGGTGCGTTACTATCTCAGGCAGATTGTCTCTGGACTGAAGTATCTGCACGAACAAGAGATCCTGCACAGAGACCTGAAACTTG GTAACTTCTTTGTCAGCGAGTCGATGGAGCTGAAGGTCGGGGACTTTGGTCTGGCTGCCAAGTTGGAGCCGGTAGGAAACCGAAGGAAGACGATCTGTGGGACTCCCAACTACCTGTCCCCTGAGGTGCTGAACAAGCAGGGCCACGGCTGTGAATCAGACATCTGGGCCCTCGGCTGCGTAAT GTACACCATGTTGTTGGGCCGACCACCGTTTGAAACCACCAACCTGAAGGAGACCTACAGGTGCATCCGCGAGGCGAGGTACTCCCTGCCCTCGTCCCTGTCGCCACAGGCCAAGCAGTTAATCGCCAGCCTGCTCGCCAAGATCCCAGAGGACAGGCCCAACCTGGACCACATTCTGAGGCACGACTTCTTCACACAG GGCTTCAGTCCCGAGCGTCTGTCGGCGAGCTGTTGCCACTCAGCACCAGATTTCCACGTCTCCAGTCCAGCCAAGAGCTTCTTCAAGAAAGCTGCTGCTGCGCTCTTCGGTGGGAAGAGAGACAAGGTCAAATACTACGAGACTCTGA ACAAGTTAaccaaagaggaagaggagatctACAAACTGCAGCACGACCTGGAGAGAACTGTCATCAGCCAACAACAGTGCAAAAAGATTTCCGAG AATGGAAGTCTACTTCCGCCATCTGCAGAGAGCCCCGTCGCCTTGGCAACAGAGAGCCAGTCCCCAACGGCGCGAGATACCATCCGTCTGATCGTCAGGGGGAGTCtgggaagctgcagcagcagcagtgaat gtCTGGAAGACAACACAACCGGATGTGTGGCTGAGACCGTCGCAAGCGTGTTGAGAGGATGTTTGGAGAATATGCCCAAAG ACAACGTTCCTCAGGGCTCAACAAGCTGCAGTCTCCAGTGGGTCACTAAATGGGTGGACTACTCCAACAAGTACGGCTTCGGCTACCAGTTGTCTGACCACACCGTGGGAGTTCTCTTCAACAACGGCACTCACATGAGCCTCCTTCCTGACAGAAA GACCATCCATTACTATGCAGAGTTGGGCCAGTGCTCTGTTTTCCCCACCTGCGAGGTTCCCGAACACTTTGTCAGCCAAGTCACTGTGCTCAAGTACTTCTCCCACTACATGGAGGAGAATCTAATGGAT GGCGGGGACCTGGGTAGCATGACAGAAGCACACATGCCCAGACTCTACCTGCTGCAGTGGCTGAAGTCCGACCGCGCCCTCATGATGCTCTTTAATGACGGCACTTttcag GTCAACTTTTACCACGACCACACCAAGATCATCCTGTGCTGCCAGAAAGAGGAGTACATGCTGACGTACATCAACGAGGACCGCGTCTCCAAAACCTTCAAACTCAGCTCCCTGCTCACGTCCGGCTGCCCCACCGACCTGCGCGAACGCATGGTGTACTCGCTCAACATGCTCCTGCAGAGAAGCAGCTAA
- the plk2b gene encoding serine/threonine-protein kinase PLK2b isoform X1 has product MEVQRNIGPQQTLSSSMCEATQRSCEPRRKRTEERTAPSEMARIITDPATGKCYCRGKVLGKGGFAKCYEMTDLSTSKVYAAKIIPHSRVSKPHQREKIDREIELHRVLHHKHIVHFYHHFEDKENIYILLEYCSRKSLAHILKARKVLTEPEVRYYLRQIVSGLKYLHEQEILHRDLKLGNFFVSESMELKVGDFGLAAKLEPVGNRRKTICGTPNYLSPEVLNKQGHGCESDIWALGCVMYTMLLGRPPFETTNLKETYRCIREARYSLPSSLSPQAKQLIASLLAKIPEDRPNLDHILRHDFFTQGFSPERLSASCCHSAPDFHVSSPAKSFFKKAAAALFGGKRDKVKYYETLNKLTKEEEEIYKLQHDLERTVISQQQCKKISENGSLLPPSAESPVALATESQSPTARDTIRLIVRGSLGSCSSSSECLEDNTTGCVAETVASVLRGCLENMPKADNVPQGSTSCSLQWVTKWVDYSNKYGFGYQLSDHTVGVLFNNGTHMSLLPDRKTIHYYAELGQCSVFPTCEVPEHFVSQVTVLKYFSHYMEENLMDGGDLGSMTEAHMPRLYLLQWLKSDRALMMLFNDGTFQVNFYHDHTKIILCCQKEEYMLTYINEDRVSKTFKLSSLLTSGCPTDLRERMVYSLNMLLQRSS; this is encoded by the exons ATGGAAGTACAGAGGAATATCGGGCCCCAGCAGAcgctcagcagcagcatgtgtgaGGCGACGCAGAGATCCTGCGAGCcgcggaggaagaggacggaGGAGCGCACTGCGCCCTCGGAGATGGCGAGGATCATCACCGACCCGGCCACGGGAAAGTGCTACTGCCGTGGGAAAGTTTTGGGAAAG GGAGGGTTCGCAAAATGCTACGAGATGACAGACCTCTCCACCAGCAAAGTTTACGCAGCCAAGATCATCCCACATTCACGCGTCTCCAAACCGCACCAGCGGGAGAAG ATTGACAGAGAGATAGAGCTGCACAGAGTTCTGCACCACAAACACATAGTGCACTTCTATCATCATTTCGAGGACAAGGAGAACATCTACATCCTGTTGGAATACTGCAGCAGAAAA tCGTTAGCTCATATCCTCAAGGCTCGCAAGGTGCTTACTGAGCCAGAGGTGCGTTACTATCTCAGGCAGATTGTCTCTGGACTGAAGTATCTGCACGAACAAGAGATCCTGCACAGAGACCTGAAACTTG GTAACTTCTTTGTCAGCGAGTCGATGGAGCTGAAGGTCGGGGACTTTGGTCTGGCTGCCAAGTTGGAGCCGGTAGGAAACCGAAGGAAGACGATCTGTGGGACTCCCAACTACCTGTCCCCTGAGGTGCTGAACAAGCAGGGCCACGGCTGTGAATCAGACATCTGGGCCCTCGGCTGCGTAAT GTACACCATGTTGTTGGGCCGACCACCGTTTGAAACCACCAACCTGAAGGAGACCTACAGGTGCATCCGCGAGGCGAGGTACTCCCTGCCCTCGTCCCTGTCGCCACAGGCCAAGCAGTTAATCGCCAGCCTGCTCGCCAAGATCCCAGAGGACAGGCCCAACCTGGACCACATTCTGAGGCACGACTTCTTCACACAG GGCTTCAGTCCCGAGCGTCTGTCGGCGAGCTGTTGCCACTCAGCACCAGATTTCCACGTCTCCAGTCCAGCCAAGAGCTTCTTCAAGAAAGCTGCTGCTGCGCTCTTCGGTGGGAAGAGAGACAAGGTCAAATACTACGAGACTCTGA ACAAGTTAaccaaagaggaagaggagatctACAAACTGCAGCACGACCTGGAGAGAACTGTCATCAGCCAACAACAGTGCAAAAAGATTTCCGAG AATGGAAGTCTACTTCCGCCATCTGCAGAGAGCCCCGTCGCCTTGGCAACAGAGAGCCAGTCCCCAACGGCGCGAGATACCATCCGTCTGATCGTCAGGGGGAGTCtgggaagctgcagcagcagcagtgaat gtCTGGAAGACAACACAACCGGATGTGTGGCTGAGACCGTCGCAAGCGTGTTGAGAGGATGTTTGGAGAATATGCCCAAAG cAGACAACGTTCCTCAGGGCTCAACAAGCTGCAGTCTCCAGTGGGTCACTAAATGGGTGGACTACTCCAACAAGTACGGCTTCGGCTACCAGTTGTCTGACCACACCGTGGGAGTTCTCTTCAACAACGGCACTCACATGAGCCTCCTTCCTGACAGAAA GACCATCCATTACTATGCAGAGTTGGGCCAGTGCTCTGTTTTCCCCACCTGCGAGGTTCCCGAACACTTTGTCAGCCAAGTCACTGTGCTCAAGTACTTCTCCCACTACATGGAGGAGAATCTAATGGAT GGCGGGGACCTGGGTAGCATGACAGAAGCACACATGCCCAGACTCTACCTGCTGCAGTGGCTGAAGTCCGACCGCGCCCTCATGATGCTCTTTAATGACGGCACTTttcag GTCAACTTTTACCACGACCACACCAAGATCATCCTGTGCTGCCAGAAAGAGGAGTACATGCTGACGTACATCAACGAGGACCGCGTCTCCAAAACCTTCAAACTCAGCTCCCTGCTCACGTCCGGCTGCCCCACCGACCTGCGCGAACGCATGGTGTACTCGCTCAACATGCTCCTGCAGAGAAGCAGCTAA